From the genome of Loxodonta africana isolate mLoxAfr1 chromosome 4, mLoxAfr1.hap2, whole genome shotgun sequence:
GTAGAATTTGGGGCAATAGAATGTTGACATGATTATCTGATTTGGTTAGTTATGTTTCTGGTATCATTTTTGTGGGGCTGATAGAGGAACTTCTGATGTATATTAGAGCCTTGGTGCACACAGTTAGTTTTTGGTCTTGGCTAAAGAATAAAGTTACTCAAATTCACATGAATAGCAACCAACCATAATCATAAAAAAAGTAGGAAGTAATTTGCTTTACATAACCTATTCAAACTCTCCATAGCATATATGAGTGTCATCTAGCCTTTTGGTAAAATTTTCTGTGGATCTCTATAACATAATGTTCCTTTGGTTATCTTCCTGCCTTTCTGATCATGTCTTAACCTCTGGTTTCCGCTAGCACCCTGTGCATACACTTATGTTAATGCTTAATATCATTGAAATTAGTTACTCTTATGTCAGTTTTCACAGCTATATAGTAAATTTTGTAAGAACAAAAAATGGTTCTCATTCTTCCTTATAATCCTAGTGCCTGACACAGCACTTGATATGCAGCAGACACACAGTGGTACCTGCTAAACTGTTGAACATGGAAATGAAGGCCTACACTATTGGTCTTTATTACTTTTGGTTAGACATTCTAGACTGTTCTGGCACTGCTAGCAGAGGAATCTGTCATTCAGTTTCCTTCACTATCCTATCCTGACTGAACTTTCTACTCCTTTTTATGTGCACTGTGCACTAATTAAACTGATGTGTGGTAGATGACAAATGCCATTCCATACACCAGCTGCATCCCGTGGAAATCTCAGCTTCCCTTCCCTGTTCATTTCACACCCAGCTGCCCATGCAGCCCTCCTTTCTGACCCTAGCCACCCGGGGTTAGATAAGTGGGTATCAGCCACAAGCTCAGGAGTCCATATGACTCCCTCcacttcagaccagccagccctCACTATTCCTTTGGGTCCTGTAATTCACTGGAATAACTCACAGAGCTCATGAGAACACCATATCTACAATAACAACTTTAATATAACAACAGAAGAatacaaatgaaatgaaaaaaaaaaaaaaaggatatatagGGCAAAGTCTGGGAGAGGCTCCAGTGTAGAGCTTTCGTGTCCCAAGGGGACATGCTACCGTTCCAAGAGCAGGTGTTTGCTcttaccaaccaggaagctccgtCTGAGCCTCGGGGTTCAGGGCTCTTATCGGCCTCATCATGTGGCTATGGTAGATTACGCCATGCCTCATGAGGCTTAGTCAGCAGCACGTCCCCATGTGGTCCCTCTTGGACTGGTCAGCCCCAACTCATTAGCCTTGGGTGTTGACCTGCTCAAAGAACCAACTAAAAACAAAGGCTTTTTGCAAGGTGATTTCACAACTTAAAACTGGGCTACTTGctagtctcctttttttttaatctctattcCTTTGCCCATATTGTGTCCTCTGCATGGCCTTCACTTGTCAAAATCTTACTCATCCCTCAGATGTCCAATTTAAATGCTGGTTCCTCATGAATCTTCCTGTAATCTCCCTGCCTGCCTCTCTAACCGCTACCAAGTCATTTCCCCATCTGAACTCTTAATAGCACTTTATGACACAGCATTTGAAATTGTTATTTTTGTACCCTACTAAGTGATAGATCCCTTGACAACAAGGTTCTTggcttttttaattatttcattgaataaatataaattaaCTTGAATATAAACTAATTCATTTTTTAGCTTCAGAGAAATGGGTCAGAGAACTGTAGTCTTGTTAAAAATCGTTCCTATACACTGGTTTACAAATAAATGCATTGCATCCAGAAAACTACATAGGCTTAAACTTTATATTTATTCCTGAAACTTCAGCTTAGGAAAGAAATTTTTTTCCAGATTTATATTTACTTTAACATATTTACTGTTCTTTATATTgactctcttccttcttttctaggGCACTGTTTTTAATCTCGAGTCAGAGGAGGAGGAGTACCCTGGAGTCATTGCAGAAGATAGCAATGACATTTATATCCTGCCCAGTGACAACTCTGGACAAATCAGTCCTCCAGAGTCTCCAACTGTGACCACTTCTTGGCAATCAGAGAGCTTACCTGTCTCCCTGTCAGCCAGCCAGAGTTGGCACGCTGAAAGCCTGCCAGTGTCCTTAGGTCCTGAGTCCTGGCAGCAGATTGCCATGGATCCTGAAGAAGTCAAAAGCTTAGATAGCAATGAAGCTGGAGAGAAGAGTGAGAACAACTCTTCGAATTCTGACATTGTGCACGTGGAGAAAGAAGAAATCCCCGAGAGTGTGCAAGAGGCTGCTGCAGCTTCTGCAGGCTTGCCGGCCAGGGAGCTGCAAGAGGCATTCTCCGAAACCCCAGCCCCTTTGCTTCCACATATCACTGCCACTTCCATGCTGGAGACAAGGGAACCTGACGCAGAAGTGGTTGCAGTTGAGAAAACCAGCCCTGCTACATCTTTGTTTGTAGAGCTTGATGAAGAAGAGGTGAAGGCAGCAACAACTGAAGCTGTTAAACTGGAGGAGGAGGTGGTCCCTGCACTGGAGCCCACAAAAACACTGCTGAGCAAAGGGGAGAGAAGTGTCAGGAAAGAGAGTCTTAGAGCAGAGTCCTCCCTGGCTAGAGAAGAGAAGGTCATCCCACTGTCTGAGGGCAAGTCTATACTGCTGTTTGGAGGGGCCGCTGCTGTTGCCATTCTAGCAGTGGCAGTTGGGGTAGCACTGGCTCTGAGAAAGAAATAGCAGGATTtccagaagagaaagaagacaaaaagGATCTAAGTTTTAGTTGTACTGATAGGAATTTGAACCGCCCTTCAGGAGCTGATTGGACATTTATGGAACACTCTGGGATAATGGAGACTTCCATCAAACAAAGCAAGGGGATTGATCCATACTTTAGGGCTTGAGGTAAAGGGAGTTTGTGTTTGTCTGATCATAGGTTGCAGGGGTTTGGGCTCATGCTAGACTGAGAATCATGTGAGTGAAGTACTCCCTCTAGGACAAGGTCTCTCAACCTTGACATTACCGACATTTTGACAATTCTTTGTTCTaagaggctgtcctgtgcattataggatatttagcaacatccctggcttctacccactagatgccagtagtaccCTCCCCCTAGTTAAGTCAACCAAAAcatctccagatattgccaaatgtcccctggggggcaaaattTTCCCATTGAGAGCTACTGCTCTAGAGGGAGAGGGTTAATTTAGGAGAACCTGGGAGAGAAATTCCTAGGCAAGAGGGCTTAGCTGTGGGCTCTTCAGCTACTGACTTGTCAGCTCTTCATCCCCTTGTAATTTCGTCTTTCCTAATGAGCAGGTGGAATTTTGCAGCCACTCCTTTTGGCCCTTTTTCTCTTCCCACCTTTGTAGTCCTGTAGCATGAGGGCATTCTCCCTTATGTCTCAGCTGCCTCAGGTACTGCACTGCTCCTCTTCACCCCATGTTCCTTCTGAGATCCCGTGGGAGTGCTTGCTCTGTACTTCTGCTCAGACCCACCTTGTAAAGATGCTGCCTTTaggaatcttttaaaaaaattaaatttaaaaatagaataaaagagaccTAAGGTTTCCTGCCTACGAGTGCCAAGGGTAAATAACCCTGGCCAGAGAAAGGCATTTGTCTTGTGTAGAGGCAGGAGGATGGCCTAAATGACCTATTCAGGTCTCTTCTCGCCCTTTTTGTCTGTGGTCACCCCACTTACCTTATGGTTACGTGCCAGCCAGCAGTGTTTGTGTTGTTGGATGGTCACTGCCTATGACCCTGAACTAGTATGCTTTTATCTGGCCTCAGTCTGACTACTAGTCATCCAGCGCCTCTGTGGGTCTTTTGCCATGTAGTAAGGATTTCCAGACTTGGGCTTACAGAACCATCTGAATCATAATTCTTATTAAACACAGAAAGTCTCCTAAGTATCATCAAAATAAAAGTGGGAAAAGAGAGGCTTCCATTTCAAAACTGAGGCTACCCTCAAAATTCTAGTCTGGCTTTCAGAGTTCAAGAACAGAACCCTCTTAGTCTGAACTCTTCACAGCCCATATGCCAGAGTGATAGACCAGAATGATCCCAGTCAGTGTATGCTAGTTGTGAGTCGGCATACTTTTCTCTCATCCCGCCAACCTCTTGTCCCTAAAGGAGGGGTGGAGCTGTGTCCTTTCATGCCTGAGGACCCAGTGTCACTATGGAGGGCATACATACTAGGTACAGAAAGTCATCTCGGATTTATCGCAGTAAATGTAACAAATTACTTTTTAGGTCCTGAAGTTTATAATAAAATTACTTTACCTTCCCTGATCACCCAAACTTGATGTTTTAAATGTGCTTTCTTTTTgacatttgttttattatttttttttttaattaaaccttccccattaaaaaaaaaaaacccactgtcgtcgagtccgttctgactcagcgaccccataggacagggtaaagctgctgcatagggtttccaagactgtaaatctttatggaagtagactgccacatctttctcctgaggagcagctggtgggttcaaaccgtcgaccttttggttagcagatgagcgctataaccattgtgccaccagggctctttctcccTAAAGCAATACTATTTAaaaggtggtaaaaaaaaaaaaaaaaaagatctgaaagTATGTTTGTGTGTCTG
Proteins encoded in this window:
- the BCL2L13 gene encoding bcl-2-like protein 13 isoform X1 is translated as MASSTAVPLGFHYETKYVVLSYLGLFSQEKLREQHLSSSQGPQLDIASQSLDQEVQLKVKTEIEEELKSLDKEISEAFTSTGFDRHTSPVFSPANPESSIEDCLAHLGRKVSQELKEPLHKALQMLLSQPVTYQAYRECTLETAVHASGWNKILVPLVLLRQMLLELTRRGQEPLSALLQFGVTYLEDHAAEYIIQQGGWGTVFNLESEEEEYPGVIAEDSNDIYILPSDNSGQISPPESPTVTTSWQSESLPVSLSASQSWHAESLPVSLGPESWQQIAMDPEEVKSLDSNEAGEKSENNSSNSDIVHVEKEEIPESVQEAAAASAGLPARELQEAFSETPAPLLPHITATSMLETREPDAEVVAVEKTSPATSLFVELDEEEVKAATTEAVKLEEEVVPALEPTKTLLSKGERSVRKESLRAESSLAREEKVIPLSEGKSILLFGGAAAVAILAVAVGVALALRKK